Part of the Rhinoderma darwinii isolate aRhiDar2 chromosome 2, aRhiDar2.hap1, whole genome shotgun sequence genome, TTGAATATAAATCTATCGTGTGTCCTAAGCGTATAACGTGTGGATGGGGTAGTAAAAAAACATGATACAAATAATAATCATAAGTCTATTTTTCACAGCACATTATAAACATCCCATGCTGTAGAAAACCCGCAGGAACAGGCCCTTTTTTGGCCCGGATGCTCCTACATTAGGAACCGCATGGTCTTGCCTTCAGTCACGTGTAAAATCGGATGATTTCAATAAATATTTTCTAACAGTATGACACCTTGTGAGAGTTCCTTCCATTTTATTGTTTGACGTTGGGATCGAGGCAGTAAGTACCGGAAGCGTGCAAGTGTCACACCTAAGGTCGAGCCTTTTATTACATATATGGAATAATGCGTCATGGCGTTCGGTATTAAATGTTCTACTTTATCGTGCCAAATCCCAACACAAAAAAGTTGAAAACCTTTGCATTCCACTAACTGTGAAACCGtgtcttcaaaaataaggaaagtcAGATAGCAGGATAGCAGGATAAAAATCGTGTGAATACTACATGGCAGCCATTAAAATATTTACTACAAGGGAAGATTCATAACCCCCCCAAAAACAACAATAGTCATAGAAAGACGCAGTTTCCATGTCAAATAAACTGAACTGACCCGTACACTAATAACTAGAGCCTCAAAAAGCGGTTCTGCGCCACCCTCGAAACAACTTGTACATATTACACTAGTGGATATAAGAGGTTATTACACACTCACTATTATAGTAACTTACCTGCTCTGCACTTCTGAAAAGGTCTGCTTCATCTTCTTAATCGAGCTATCCATTTCTTCCTTCACAACCATACGATACCGTGCCAGGGACACGGAGCAACGCTGCAGGTCCTTCACAGACTTCTCAATATTAGCACCTGTGAAATACCACACATACTGATATCATATGTAGAGTACATCCAGCATTATCAACATAACAAACTGCTATTGAATGTGAATAGTAAGAGCTTACCCTTACCCTAGCATTGTAACTATGTAGAAACATGCAAGTAAAAAGAACAATTCTTGACGAAAACTTTATTTAGCTCAGCCTACAGTCTACAGGTAGGCTCTTAATACTGACTTAACTAGTTAGATTGTTCTTCAAAAGGAAGATGATCAGCATTTTCCATGTTCATTCCCTAAACTTACCGAGCTTCCTAGATCCTGAGGATATGTGGACGTCCTCTGCTAGAGATGAAGACAGTGACTGAGAGCTAGAGCCGCTTCCAGAGCGAGCTTTGCTGTGCCTATGGTCCGAGGGGCCATGTTTCTGTGGCAGATTCTGAGGAAGGGGAGATGCTGTCAGTTTTAGCTCTAGATCCGGACGGCCATTATGAAGTGTGGATGCTGTGAAGAGAAGGCCCCAGTTTATGTAGAGACTAGTAACGTGTAAGTCATCCAAAGATtttcatacattaaaaaaaatcctcgGATCATAGCCACACCACTCATTGGAATAACTTGGTTGTAacctttatctcaggtataaactGTCAAAGAGTTGATGGTTTGGCTGGCATTCCTATACCTGGATACAGCCATGACTGGCATCACTATATTCACTGATGCTTGCAGTATACATTATACAAACGGCATATTTTTGCTTGCTATGTTCAGCAAAAGATCTAAAACCAACAGGACACCAATGAAGCATAATTTAGCCTTTGTTAAAAAAAGTTGCCTTGATTTGACACTACCTATGCGCATCCAGTCGGAAAGCAGAGCTCTCGGTATTGCCTCCTCTATTACATCTATTttcacttatagggcatataaagAGGGTTGACCTAAACAAGACAACACCTGCAATATTAACCCAAAAGCACAACTGACTACAAAGCCCTCTCACCTGAGTGAACGGACACATCAGGAGTAGTTGGCTCCGAATCTTCCAGCTCTCTGGCATCTATAGAAAGTGCATCCAAGCCCTCACTGAATGAATCCACCGACTCGGTGTCATGGGTGGAACCATTAACGTGATAACCATTGAGTCCACTTTTATCAGGGGATGCTGCGCTCTGCTCCCCCTCTGCAGGTGCTACTGTTCCGGTATCCACAGTATTGGTGGAGGGTGCAGCTTCAGCTTTGGGCTTAGTCTTCTTCTTCTTGTTCTATGAAATGaataatgtacaaattaaattgagGCAACAGTTGTGGTTCTACACAAAGCAGATACAGAAATAGATTGATCAAAACTTCAATATAAAGTAGAAGTTAAAATAAACGACATTGGACACTTTCTAACAATGCCGGCTATGGTCTTCACTGCATTCTCTCTAAAGTGAAAAGCACTTGCCATGTAGGTCCCTTTCCCAAAATCAAAGGAGTTCTGGACATTAAACCCTGGTGTCCAGGTTACTGCATGCTCTACTAAAACGATGGTACAGCGTAGTATTTACATGTGGTCTGCACCCAGTGGCGGGTTATGTGCAAATTCAATTCTCTAAGAACAATGTCACCCAAGTACTAGAATATGGCGTTTAATAATGTTTAAGCAATCCAGGAAACTGTATGAGCTTTACCTTCTTCTTGCCCAGAACTGTCCACTCTTTTAGAACTTCCACTGCATTGCCTGGGGGCAAAAATGCAAACAAATCATCGATTGAGTGATGGAAAACAGTCCATATATATTTAAAAGTATGTTCCGGATGTTTTAGTTAGTACAGAATACAGAGAAACAGATTTATGTCCACCGCTCTATAAACATACAAAGCTCATGTAAGACGAGTACACACAAAAACAATTCCcatatttaggcctcattcacacaaccgtggtttgtttttttttgtccatgtGCTACCTGCAATTTTACGGATAGCACAGGGACGCATTCATTTACATGGCCCTATAGGCACGACCGTAAGGAAGGCCGTGTATGGAGGCAGTGATTCTGGGCCATAGAAATCTATTGGACCGTGAAAAATACCAGTTGCCATCCATGTGTCGTCTGCAATTGCGGATACGTTGCCCAGGAAATGAATGTGATTCAGCCATCATGTCACCTACTCAGGTAATTGGGACAAAGTGGTGACAATTCCAGCCTTCCCTTTTTTTGCGGTTCCGTGaatacggatgacacacggatgcacaacaggTTTTTTGTGGACAAATGGACTGCAAATATAGACAACAAGCTGTGGTTTTGCGGATAGCAAAATCACTACGGTCATGTCAATTAGGCCTATCTGTATATTTAGCCTTGCTTTCTCTGGGCGCCAGTTTTCCATCTTGATCAGACACTGGTTATGTGAGCGTGGTTGATCTCACAGCCTTTCATGTAAAGGAGACCGATGTAACAGCCTCATCACTGGTATTTGTGTTTCTAAAAGAAACTTAACCCCATAAAAAGGATTATATTAAGGATCTATTAAAAATATCTGAATGTCAAATTCTCTGCCATCATGCTGCAAATCTGTCAGCAGGATACTAATGGTTATGTATTTTATTTAAGAGCAGCAGACTGCCATGAAACAGACTGACAGGGAAGCCATGGGGAATTTGAATCCCCCATGACTTTGGCTCCACTCCTCTATTATCAGATCGCTCCCACTTGTAAAGAGTAATTTCAATAACAGTTATTAGAATTTAATAGAATTGTGGCTTAAACAAGTGAATGCTCAAAGAACTATCTGCTATAAGTATCAGCTTACAAAATAACGTATAAAGGGCAACATTTACTACAATTAATGGAtgcccagctttttttttttgattggcAGCAGCAGAAATCTACACGGCTCATCACCGAGATACCACTGAGAAAGGGGGCAGTAAGTGGACAGCCATTTTTAGAGAATAGTCTTCCCTGTAGCATAAGAATTTTTAATTTGGCACATACAGATGTGTGGGGCCTACTGTAATCTTGTGGCATGCGCCATCGGATTCCGCAATGCTCTGTAATGTGCTGTATGAAGGTACCCTACTGCTGCACATGGAGCGCCTATTGTTTTATGGTACGGGGCAGCAGTACCTCTGCCATATACTTGACAACTTACGTACAAATTTATGTCGTCTGGAATAACCTGGCTTTTTGACAGAGGTTTGTATGATAGTCCAGAATGGGTGTCATATTATATTGTACAGCCTGTTTACAGATTAATGATAAGGTTGTTTTACTGATCTAACCAGTCTTGGGAAATTGAGTGGGAGGAAACGTGAAAGGGTAAACAAAAAGGGGGACTTTGACTTATGATTTAATATCagagtaaaaaatataaaatagacTTGCAcagaattaggccttattcacacgaacgtgtccgttttgcgcgcgcataagttcagtgtggcatctgtatatgggccacggctacgtgattttcgcgcagccggcatcattatgaaactctgtttttatgttacgaaaccgtaaagaaggaggggcttttatgtttcccttcacatctttaacaactgtagcgcgaatcaggcgcgtcacccggaagtgcttccgtgtgccacgcacgatttgcacacacccattgacttcaatcggtgcgtgctgcgcgaaccaCGGGCAAGtataagacatgtcgtgagttttacgcagcggacatacgctgcgtgaaaatcacgacctgtcagaacggccccattgacttacataagtctgtgcgactcgcgtgatttccatgcgcgtagcacggacgtaatacacgttcgtgtgaataaggccttaggacaATATGGCTTCAAATGTAAAACTATTTCTCTCTTTAGGATATCGGAGGTTTCCATGGCTGTAAATCAGGTCTACGTATTCAAGTATAGAATGGAGTTTCCTACTTTGTTTCTGGTTTTCAGCTCCAATTTCTTGAAAAACGATGAGGGAGCACTAAAATAGGCAATGTAAAGGGGCGCTACTGTAGAATGGGGCTCATGAACGATTACGAAGCCACTCCGGGAATCAATATCTATTCCGGAGTTGCCAAGAGAAGAGCCATAATATAGTCCTTCTAAAACTATGAAGAACATGGACCAGAACACGAAGTACATGAACCATTAAAATGGATATGAAAAGAAGATATTTGTATGaataggctaaaaaaaaaaattatagcatcaTAGCTTGATACTTCTTTTATGAGAGACAACAGCACAGTGTTCTATGGATACAAAATTTCTATACTAACCGTTTACCAGAAATAATGTAAGACTACTCGCTTCTCGAAGAATTGCCTAGTAAATCAGTTTGTGACCCTGGCTCCCCTATGAGCTACAACCTACCTTCCATGAACGCTTGTACAGTCCTGTCCACACAGTTATCAAAGTGCTGGAGCACCAAGATAATCTCATTGTTACTCTTGTTGGGAACAACAGAACGTACTGCAttaatctagaaaaaaaaaagcgacaaTTATTCAAAGTTATTTTGGGAAATTCCATATAGGATTCTTAAAGGAACACAAAGTACAATCGGCATCCAATATAGAGCTACTGATATTGTTCACAAATTAATATAAAGGGTTCAAGAAGTTCTCAGAACTGAATTAAGGTGgctttacacgggcagattttctGCCAGCTTACGATCCACAATAACAGCATGGCACCTGGCGCGGCTTTGCTCTAGTTACATGGAGTATTGATAAGGGGGTACAGTTTGCATATCAGGAGCACATCTTTTTACACGGAGAGACGAGCGGATGACAAATAACCATTTTAATGGTGGCGAAAAAAGATGAGATCGATGAATCAGCGTTTGCTTGTTAGTCGGCTGATTGCGGCCATGTTTACGTGTGCTCGTTCACCCAGATTATCAGCCCGTCTAAAAGGGACTTTAACATACCCTTTAATAACCGTATAATCATTACTTGTTGAAACCATTAAGCCACATATCAAGGCCATTGAATTGTGATAAAAGGAGGAAGTCTCAGGGGCTGAATATTACACTGGACACAGAGGGGGTTTGCCTTTCCAGTTAgaagatattgatggtctatcccgaaggtaggccatcaatatctgataggTGGAGGTTCGACTCTTGGCCTCCCTCGCCAATCAGCTGTGTTGAAGGGACCGTGGCGCACATGCGAGCGCTGCCATTCCTTGATTCCGGTCACTGCTTATACTGTGActtgccgacacacttgtagccgtggttcacagtattacagccttctcccattcattcGAATGGGAgcaagctgtaatactgtgagctGCCACTAGAAGTgtttcagcgattcacagtacggaGCAGGTAAGGAATAAAGGGGAAGAAGTGCTTGCATCAAATCAGCAGGGCCACTACCGATCAGATATTGTCTATCCAGAAGACACTTTGACACAGCCATGGCAGAGGGAGAGGTGCTGCTGACTATTTTATTGGCTGCATAAACTAGCAGATCAGCCGACGAATGAGCAGGGAACGGTCGTTTAGTTCAGTCaccggcccgtgtaaaagggctttgCGGTTAGGCCATTAATTTCTAACTGGAAGGGCCCTTTAAATTGGCAAGACTATGCGGTGATTCGGCAATGcaagctccacacacacacacattatctgTAGAATAGTTCACAATAAAGAAGAATTGAATTGCTGTAAAGTGAAGATGTCTAGGAGCTACTGCTGCAGGCCAGATGAAACTTCCCCATCAATCAGCAGTGATCGCCAGGGGATTATAGAAGTTGGACAAGCGGTGATCGTCAGGCTGGCTTCTATTTACAAAagggatatatctatatatacacatacataatgtTAACACATGGTTACACAATAGTACATCATTACACATTCACATGAAGAAGGGACGGTGGGATTACGACAATGCCTTTAAGAAAAAAAGGAACCGACGAAAAGAAAccagaaagaaacaaaaaacagaTACTGAGACTATTATGGCACTTCCTGACTGACAGGTCATAGTATTAACAGCTACATGACTACACGTTTCAATGCTACCCCCTGGGGGTTGTTTGATTCCCTTTCAAGCAATGAGCAATTTTTTACAATTACTAATCAAATATGAAACGAGAAGAAGCATTTGAAAGGTTTTGCTGTGAAGTCGATTAGGACTCCAACTTAGTTACCgtaccttttccttcatattctcATATGAGCCCCCTTGAGCCATGACCGTGTTTGACTGCACGTCAAAGACAAAGCCTATAGGATCTGTCAGAAGAAAgaataatttaattaaaaaaaaaaaaaaaaaacagggtttgagggagaaaaaacaaaacaaaaaaaaaggtgaaTTTTTAAGCACAGAAAATCCAATACATTTTAGTAGCGAGCACTTCAAGTCAATTCTACACGTGTAATTCTTAAATAGTCCGAGAAACATTAAGCAATTGCAGTAACTACAAGGCAATAAGCAGCGTCACAATGATGCagaaatgtgggggggggggtacagtacCCCATAAAATCATCTTTTAACCCAGAAGACTGATGCTTGAAGTAGTTCTTGTAAGAAAGTTTGGTGGCTCCGCCTCAGCAGTGAGCAGATCCAATGGACGTTCAGATGAACTTCTGCCTGCGTGGCCATTCTACAGCATGACCTAGAAAGACTGGAAAACTCTATATCCCATTAACCTCTACATTCCCTTAAACCAAGACTCGGCACGTCACACAATTCAAGGATGGCCTCATGTGAAATCCCTTTTTACTGATTTTATTTCTATGGAGATTTACATGCACATTCTGGCATAAGATTCCCGGTGTTCACATAGCAGAGCTGCAGCTGGACACGATCCGTGTGTGTAATGTGCGATGATCACTGCCAAGTTATGCAAGTATTGTAAGAAATATGGGACACAACACTGGAAACTTGTCCAACAGCTGCAAATGTACGTTATAGAGATCCATCATGAAGTTGGATATGATGGAGCAGAGGGAATACTACGCACCAGACTTATTCTTATGTGGATCTAGAGACGGGatacaccgggggggggggagggttttccaaaaaaataaataaaaaaaatgctctcCTAAACCAGGTGGCCATGATCCTGGGAATTTGCTTCTGGCATCTTTGTTCTTTTGGTTGTTTTCTATGGGAGTTCtcaggccaaaaaaaaaaaaaaaggcatgctaaaaacgcagtgtgaacccagcccaactGGCTCCTAAAGTTTACAGTCATTTTTCCACCCTGGTCCTAACTATTCTGTGCAGTACAAAGCTCTCATATACTGCTATGTTACGTAGGGACTTTATGAGTAGACCACATTGATTGTTTAACAAACTTTTTGTAAAGTTTACGTCACTTCAATCACAATAACCAGAACTCTGAACAGTCCCTAAACCCATTAAGGAGATCGGAATATCTAATGAACTGAAAACTTTACTTTCCAGGGAATGTAGTAAAACTGCCAGAAAGAAAtgtgttgctcatagcaaccagtgTCTAGCTTTCTAGATCTTTCTATTTCTGAGTGACCAGCGGACAGCCTGGTGACAAGTTGGGTTTATTGCTCCTCATAAAAGGGTAAGCTCATGTTAAACAGTGTCCATTCTTTTGGCAGCAGATGGACACAAATTTCtgggaaaagattcaggattgtaaTTTattgagtccagtgggcggtcctactaggATTGACCGCCTTTCCTGTTTGAGTTTGCATACAGAGACAGTTCATTGAGTGAGCCGCCTACTGGACTCACAAGCCCAGAATGAAAAATAATTTAGATGTATCGTTTCCCATAAAATTACATATCTATCTATTCAGCTCTTCCTGCTCTATAAtatgctgcctgcagattggaCGGAATTTTCAatctgacaagttccctttaaatatGTGTCACACATGCTGCAAACCTTCTTAGAAAAACGTAGCATTGATTCAGTCTGTAGACtacctctaaggccccatgcacacaaccgtagttttgaTCTGTCATGGCGGATCAAAGTACGGATGCATTAATTTCTACTGcctacggacaccttcccgcatatTTAAgaaaaggtgtccgggccgtagaaagcatccgcaaaaaataggacatgttctattttttgattttatggattgctccaatactttataatgggatcccggcctgcaaatgcgggtgacagtctGCGGCCGTCCGTGCCGGTAATCAGGGACTGTGATTTCGGCTACGgctatgtgcagggggcctaatatGTCAAACCTGACAAACTAGGGAAATTCTAGTTACAATGTGTGCATGTCATATGATGTGCAAATATATCACATACTCCGACAGAAACAGATATAGGCAAGTATCACAAGGAATACattttagtttcacataaatgacTGTAAGCAGTGCACGTACCAAAAAAAACACCTAATTAGGGAGTCTAAAAAGCACgcttaggcttggttcacactgaAGATGCTACAAGAACGCATATCAGCCAAAAGGAAGGCATCGGACAAAAACGCATGCGATCTTTAAAAATGCTTAACTGTAATCCGGTTTCGATTTAATGGTCAGTCTTCCTGCTGAAATAATTTGTCCAAATGCAtaagtattttaaaaaaacaagcgtgTCTTTTGGCAGTGTttgaaaacgcaacaaaaacgcacaatGTGGACGCAGTCTAAGAAACCTTGCACTGAATTTAAGACTTCATACGCAGCTGGTGAAGgaggtggaaaaaaaatggtaGAAATGGATTTCCTAATAAGAACGAACAGTTCATGACCGATGACTATGAAGCTGGAGATGACTAACATTTACCAGCTGTTCTGAACACTACAACAGCTTAGGAATGCGACAGCACCTGCACACATTCACACTCCGGCTCCGCTGCAAGAACAAAAATATAAAGCAGCTTCAAAACAGTGTGCGCGCGCGCATCTAGATAAAGGACGGTACTGACCATATAGCCATCAGTGGTGCGCACTGCCATATagatcacataatacatacaCGACAGTATGTATGCCATATAGATCACTTGATACATACACGACAGTATGTATGCCATATAGATCACATGATACATACACCTACTAATACACAACAGGATGTAGGAGCGCTATTACTTACCAGTATGAAGACACTGAGCAGCGTGCGGAGCTCCGTCTGCTGGAGTAACACCCCAGGGACTAGCTATGTGACAAGGTGCAGTACAACCAGAGTTAAAGTTACCTGCTGTGAGCAGTCCTGGAACGTGTCGCACAATTTTACAGGCGGATGCTTTCCAAACCCCACCTATGTCACTGTCAAAAGCTTTCCTACGTACCTACCATCACATTGGTCACAGTTAGAAGACAATCAGCACGCAAAGCAAGTACAACTATCCCTTGTCATAAATGCATAGCATGCTGGCTGACGTCAATACAGCTGGGAGGGGGTGCGCTACGGCTGATAATACTGTGGACTTGGAAACAGGTTCAACTATAGTTACAAAAGATTGTCTTACATAAAAACAATTATatatacatagacacacacacacacacacacttcgagTAGCCACAAGTAACTGAAATAActataaagattaaaaaaaactagaTGCTTAGCACTCTTCAACTTCATGAACACAATTCCAGATCTACAGTGACGACtgacacacagatggagcagatcatgaatgtaaggctatgttcacacggggtcttttgccgagtttattgacgcggaaaccgcgtcgcaaaactcggcagaaacggcccgagaacgcctcccattgatttcaatgggaggcgtcggcgtctttttcccgcgagcagtaaaactgcctcgcgggaaaaagaagcgacatgccctatcttcgggcgcttccgcgtccgacctcccattgacttcaatgggaggcaggagaaagcgtgttttatgcccgcggcgctcaatggccgcgggcgaaaaacggcgcgataattgctattcacacggagtattttgggggagg contains:
- the SPATS2 gene encoding spermatogenesis-associated serine-rich protein 2 isoform X2, with protein sequence MSRKHSNKDPIGFVFDVQSNTVMAQGGSYENMKEKINAVRSVVPNKSNNEIILVLQHFDNCVDRTVQAFMEGNAVEVLKEWTVLGKKKNKKKKTKPKAEAAPSTNTVDTGTVAPAEGEQSAASPDKSGLNGYHVNGSTHDTESVDSFSEGLDALSIDARELEDSEPTTPDVSVHSASTLHNGRPDLELKLTASPLPQNLPQKHGPSDHRHSKARSGSGSSSQSLSSSLAEDVHISSGSRKLGANIEKSVKDLQRCSVSLARYRMVVKEEMDSSIKKMKQTFSEVQSSLIDREVALLAEMDKVKAEAMEILHSRQKKAEELKKLTDVAVRMSEEQLAELRADIKHFVSERKYDEELGRAARFTADLETLKKSLESFGQVSHPKNSYSTRTRCCSLTSRSFASAPSTADPSSTSSLTSTNRKPTATGDSAASHNVSRQNQPPRQGYPMTKKPGQGYRPQGPRQNYNTNNARYDNGNRNRNSSWYHSNPRNQGYPQTQRPPSDRTSTHPSGTNGPATAPESVQIGVLDPENKALPQRKPRANPASAS